In one window of Rhodospirillales bacterium RIFCSPLOWO2_02_FULL_58_16 DNA:
- a CDS encoding cell division protein FtsH: MNFSKNLALWAIVALLVFALFNLFQGTAPRGPQKHLSFSEFLSNVESGEVRDVNIQGQAVTGHFRDGAAFGTFTPNDPTMIPNLTRKGVLISVTPSEDGSPTLWGVVISWFPMLLLIGVWIFFMRQMQGGGGKAMGFGKSKAKMLTEKTGRITFEDVAGIDEAKQELEEIVDFLKDPHKFQRLGGKIPKGCLLVGPPGTGKTLLARAIAGEANVPFFTISGSDFVEMFVGVGASRVRDMFEQGKKNAPCIIFIDELDAVGRHRGAGLGGGNDEREQTLNQLLVEMDGFETNEGVILIAATNRPDVLDPALLRPGRFDRQVVVPNPDIIGREKILKVHMRKLTMAPDVNPRTIARGTPGFSGADLANLCNEAALLAARASKRVITMSDFEAAKDKVMMGAERRSMVMSEDEKKLTAYHEAGHALVGINMPKHDPLHKVTIIPRGRALGVTMNLPEKDRYTYSKAELISKLASMFGGRLAEEIVFGADNITTGAGNDIKQATELARRMVTEYGFSERLGALRYSENEEEVFLGHSVTQRKNVSDATAKIIDEEIRALIDNAENTARRILTDKREQLEIIAQALLEHETLSGEEVDALLRGERIIRPDERDMPPEGMRKASVPTSGKVKSVPPPGLDPEPQIG; this comes from the coding sequence TTGAACTTCAGTAAGAATTTGGCTCTGTGGGCGATTGTCGCGTTGCTGGTGTTCGCGCTGTTCAACCTGTTTCAGGGAACGGCGCCGCGAGGACCGCAGAAGCATCTGTCATTTTCGGAATTCCTGAGCAACGTCGAAAGCGGCGAAGTCCGCGACGTCAATATCCAGGGGCAGGCCGTTACCGGCCACTTCCGCGACGGCGCCGCCTTCGGCACCTTCACCCCCAATGACCCCACCATGATTCCCAACCTCACCAGGAAAGGCGTACTGATCTCGGTGACGCCGTCCGAGGACGGATCGCCCACCCTGTGGGGAGTCGTCATCTCGTGGTTCCCCATGCTGTTGCTGATCGGCGTGTGGATTTTTTTCATGCGCCAAATGCAGGGCGGCGGCGGCAAGGCCATGGGCTTCGGCAAATCAAAGGCCAAGATGCTGACCGAAAAGACCGGGCGAATCACCTTCGAGGACGTCGCCGGCATCGACGAAGCCAAGCAGGAGCTTGAGGAAATTGTCGATTTCCTCAAGGACCCGCATAAATTTCAGCGTCTCGGCGGCAAGATTCCCAAGGGATGCCTTTTGGTAGGCCCGCCGGGCACCGGCAAGACTTTGCTGGCGCGGGCCATTGCCGGAGAGGCCAACGTTCCGTTCTTTACTATTTCAGGCTCCGACTTTGTCGAGATGTTTGTCGGCGTCGGCGCCTCCCGTGTCCGCGACATGTTCGAGCAGGGCAAGAAAAACGCGCCCTGCATCATCTTTATCGACGAGCTTGACGCGGTGGGTCGTCATCGCGGCGCCGGTCTGGGCGGCGGTAACGACGAACGGGAACAGACCCTCAATCAATTGCTGGTGGAGATGGACGGTTTCGAGACCAATGAAGGCGTGATCCTGATCGCCGCCACCAATCGGCCCGACGTTCTCGATCCGGCGCTGCTCAGGCCCGGACGCTTCGACCGTCAGGTGGTGGTGCCTAATCCCGACATCATCGGCCGTGAGAAGATTCTCAAGGTCCATATGCGTAAACTGACGATGGCTCCCGACGTCAACCCCCGCACTATCGCTCGCGGCACGCCCGGTTTTTCCGGCGCCGATCTCGCCAATCTGTGCAACGAGGCGGCGCTGCTGGCGGCGCGGGCCTCCAAGCGCGTGATCACCATGTCCGACTTCGAGGCCGCCAAGGACAAGGTGATGATGGGCGCCGAACGCCGCTCGATGGTGATGAGCGAGGATGAGAAGAAACTGACCGCCTACCACGAGGCGGGCCATGCTCTGGTCGGTATTAACATGCCCAAGCACGATCCCCTGCATAAGGTGACCATTATCCCTCGCGGCCGCGCCCTCGGCGTCACCATGAACCTGCCGGAGAAGGACAGATACACCTACTCCAAAGCTGAATTGATATCGAAGCTGGCCAGCATGTTCGGAGGCCGTCTCGCCGAGGAAATCGTCTTCGGCGCCGACAACATCACCACCGGCGCCGGCAACGATATCAAACAGGCCACCGAATTGGCCCGGCGCATGGTCACCGAGTACGGCTTCAGCGAACGGCTGGGCGCCCTTCGCTACTCGGAGAATGAAGAGGAAGTCTTTCTCGGTCATTCGGTGACCCAGCGCAAGAACGTATCCGATGCCACCGCCAAGATCATTGATGAAGAAATCCGCGCCCTTATCGACAATGCCGAGAATACGGCTCGCAGGATTCTGACCGATAAACGTGAACAGCTTGAAATCATCGCCCAGGCGCTGCTGGAGCATGAAACCTTGTCCGGCGAGGAAGTGGACGCCCTGCTGAGAGGCGAGCGCATAATCCGCCCCGATGAAAGAGACATGCCCCCGGAAGGCATGCGCAAAGCCTCCGTGCCGACCAGCGGCAAGGTCAAGAGCGTCCCTCCGCCGGGACTCGATCCCGAACCACAGATCGGATAA
- a CDS encoding tol-pal system protein YbgF — protein sequence TLGGAPQASAQSGDVQSLIDRINRLEQDIRTLNIQLSRGGTPGKDAVLLSSGSATTHLEDRLTIFEEELRAVTGKIEDLSYKIDQVGRRLDKMVGDVDYRLGSLEKSRGTPAAQDEAAQNDAAQASAPPKVSAAPTPPSVQTGEAPGTLGASGGKAAPPAAEKSQQSASTGKSMPKGTPQERYDRAFDLLRQSKYDDAAAALREFLETGGDDPLAGNANYWLGETYYVREDFRTAAQVFIEGYQKYPKSAKASDTLLKLGMSLAKIDKKNEACTTFAKLLSDFPKMSDALGKRVAKERQANGCK from the coding sequence CGACCCTGGGGGGAGCGCCGCAAGCCTCGGCGCAAAGCGGCGATGTGCAATCCCTTATCGACCGCATCAACCGCCTGGAACAGGATATCAGAACTCTCAATATCCAGCTTTCACGAGGGGGAACTCCGGGAAAGGATGCCGTGCTGTTGTCATCCGGTTCGGCCACCACCCATTTGGAAGATCGGCTGACGATATTTGAGGAGGAACTGCGCGCCGTTACCGGCAAGATCGAAGACCTTTCCTATAAAATTGATCAGGTCGGCCGGCGTCTTGATAAGATGGTCGGCGACGTTGATTATCGTCTCGGTTCACTTGAAAAATCCCGGGGAACCCCGGCGGCTCAGGACGAAGCGGCGCAAAATGACGCCGCTCAGGCCTCGGCTCCGCCGAAAGTGAGCGCCGCGCCCACGCCGCCTTCCGTGCAAACCGGCGAAGCGCCGGGGACTCTCGGCGCGAGCGGCGGGAAGGCGGCTCCGCCGGCGGCTGAAAAATCGCAGCAATCGGCATCCACGGGTAAGAGTATGCCCAAGGGCACCCCGCAGGAACGCTATGACCGCGCTTTTGATCTTCTTCGTCAGTCTAAGTATGACGACGCCGCCGCCGCCTTGCGGGAGTTCCTGGAAACCGGCGGCGACGACCCCCTGGCCGGCAATGCCAATTACTGGCTGGGCGAGACTTATTATGTGCGCGAAGACTTCAGAACCGCCGCGCAGGTTTTTATCGAGGGCTATCAGAAATACCCTAAGAGCGCCAAGGCTTCCGACACCCTTCTTAAGCTGGGCATGTCGCTGGCGAAAATCGACAAGAAGAATGAAGCCTGCACCACTTTCGCCAAATTGTTGAGCGACTTCCCCAAGATGTCCGATGCCCTCGGCAAGCGGGTGGCCAAGGAGCGTCAGGCCAACGGCTGCAAGTAG
- a CDS encoding tol-pal system-associated acyl-CoA thioesterase, giving the protein MNAHVFPVRVYYEDTDAGGIVYYANYLKFAERARTEMLRDLGAENSKIMKSDGIVMAVHHCSADYLKPARLDDMLAVHTRLVKIGGASLHLDQTVVRDGEDIARMKIRLVCMTLAGSSARLPENLRLLFNNYINNEQV; this is encoded by the coding sequence ATGAACGCTCATGTGTTTCCCGTACGGGTCTATTACGAGGACACCGACGCCGGCGGCATCGTCTATTACGCCAACTACCTCAAATTCGCCGAGCGGGCGCGCACCGAGATGCTGCGCGATCTGGGCGCCGAAAATTCAAAGATCATGAAAAGCGACGGCATCGTCATGGCGGTGCATCACTGCTCGGCGGATTACTTGAAACCGGCCCGTCTTGACGACATGCTGGCGGTCCATACCCGACTCGTTAAGATAGGCGGCGCTTCGCTGCATCTTGACCAGACGGTGGTCCGCGACGGAGAAGATATAGCGCGGATGAAAATTCGTCTTGTCTGCATGACTTTGGCGGGAAGCTCCGCCCGCTTGCCCGAAAATTTGAGGCTTTTGTTTAATAATTACATCAATAATGAACAGGTGTGA
- a CDS encoding tRNA lysidine(34) synthetase TilS: MASDNPVSDEDFSAMMAAVGPFEADPHLAVAVSGGGDSMALCLLADAWARARGGKVSALTVDHGLRPESAVEAAMTGRWLGSRGIDHHILCRQGPKPLSGIQEAAREARYDLMCAWAGEAGVLHLLVAHTVEDQAETFLLRLERGSGIDGLSAMAAVRETPFVRLVRPLLGASRERLRDTLKVMDQDWIEDPANLDARYARTHLRAAVRALAGRGLNPERLAAIAKGMGHLRMTMEDAVSSLLAQCCAICPAGYAYVDGTVLARAAPEASLRALARILGCIGRKAYPPRREKLEFLHGLIIGGTFSSARTLAGCRILPPSGKSDKIVICREKRGAEIAFNPLKSISGVGFFLV; this comes from the coding sequence GTGGCGTCTGATAATCCGGTTTCCGATGAAGACTTCAGCGCCATGATGGCGGCGGTCGGCCCCTTCGAGGCCGATCCTCATTTGGCGGTGGCGGTTTCAGGCGGAGGCGACAGCATGGCCCTCTGTTTGTTGGCCGATGCCTGGGCGCGGGCGCGGGGAGGAAAGGTCAGCGCCCTGACCGTTGACCATGGGCTGAGGCCCGAATCCGCCGTCGAGGCCGCAATGACGGGCCGTTGGCTCGGCTCACGCGGCATTGACCATCACATTCTTTGCCGGCAGGGACCTAAGCCCCTTTCAGGGATTCAGGAGGCGGCCCGCGAAGCCCGCTATGACCTTATGTGCGCATGGGCCGGCGAGGCCGGCGTACTGCATCTGCTGGTTGCCCACACCGTGGAAGACCAGGCCGAGACCTTTCTTTTGAGGCTGGAGCGGGGCAGCGGCATTGACGGCCTTTCGGCGATGGCGGCGGTGCGCGAAACCCCTTTTGTGAGATTGGTCCGTCCCCTTCTCGGCGCATCGCGGGAGCGGCTTAGAGACACCCTGAAAGTCATGGATCAGGATTGGATCGAGGACCCCGCCAACCTGGATGCGCGTTATGCCAGGACTCACCTTCGCGCCGCCGTAAGAGCCTTGGCCGGGAGGGGACTTAACCCTGAACGTTTGGCGGCAATAGCCAAGGGCATGGGGCATTTGCGCATGACCATGGAAGACGCCGTTTCCTCCTTGCTGGCGCAATGTTGCGCCATTTGCCCGGCGGGTTATGCTTATGTGGACGGGACCGTGCTGGCGAGGGCGGCGCCGGAGGCGTCATTGCGGGCGTTGGCGCGGATTCTGGGTTGTATCGGCAGGAAGGCTTATCCGCCGCGCCGGGAAAAGCTGGAATTTCTCCACGGCCTGATTATCGGGGGAACTTTTTCGTCCGCCCGCACCCTCGCCGGTTGCCGCATTTTGCCGCCGTCGGGAAAATCGGACAAGATTGTTATTTGCCGGGAAAAGCGCGGCGCCGAAATTGCCTTTAATCCGTTAAAAAGCATTTCAGGCGTAGGCTTTTTCCTTGTTTAA
- a CDS encoding Holliday junction DNA helicase RuvB, producing the protein MNDADRMVAPEQTEKDRIESSLRPLTLDDFIGQEQVRGNLKVFIKAARARGEAMDHALFYGPPGLGKTTLAHIVARELGVGYRATSGPVIVKAGDLAAILTNLQPRDVLFIDEIHRLNPAVEEILYPAMEDFQLDLIIGGGPAARSVRIDLPPFTLIGATTRTGLITGPLRERFGIPMRMVFYSPEELKRIIARGAGLLGLDLKPEGAAEISRRSRGTPRVAGRLLRRVRDFAVVDGITEVDAEAADKALNRLEVDQCGLDAMDRRYLRCIADNYGGGPVGVETLAAALSEQRDTIEEVIEPYLIQQGLLMRTPRGRALAVRAYAHLGLAAPLSAEQLNLTAEADE; encoded by the coding sequence ATGAATGACGCCGACCGCATGGTAGCCCCCGAGCAGACGGAAAAAGACCGGATCGAGTCCTCGCTGCGGCCGCTGACGCTGGACGATTTTATCGGCCAGGAGCAGGTGCGCGGCAATCTCAAGGTCTTCATCAAGGCGGCGCGCGCTCGCGGCGAGGCCATGGATCACGCGCTGTTCTACGGGCCTCCGGGACTGGGCAAGACGACTCTGGCTCATATCGTCGCCCGCGAACTGGGCGTCGGCTATCGCGCCACTTCGGGGCCGGTCATCGTCAAGGCCGGAGATTTGGCGGCGATCCTCACCAACCTGCAACCCCGCGACGTTCTGTTTATTGACGAAATCCATCGTCTTAACCCGGCTGTCGAGGAAATCCTCTATCCGGCGATGGAGGACTTTCAGCTTGACCTGATCATCGGCGGGGGGCCGGCGGCGCGCTCGGTGCGCATCGACCTGCCGCCGTTTACCCTGATCGGCGCCACCACCCGCACCGGGCTGATCACCGGCCCGCTGAGGGAACGCTTCGGCATTCCCATGAGAATGGTTTTCTACAGCCCCGAGGAACTGAAGCGGATCATCGCCAGGGGCGCCGGTCTGCTGGGGCTTGATCTGAAACCCGAAGGCGCCGCCGAAATTTCCAGGCGCTCGCGCGGCACCCCCCGCGTCGCCGGGCGGCTGCTGCGCCGGGTGCGCGACTTCGCCGTCGTTGACGGCATTACCGAAGTCGATGCCGAGGCCGCCGACAAAGCCCTCAATCGCCTTGAAGTTGACCAATGCGGTCTGGACGCCATGGATCGGCGCTATCTCCGCTGCATCGCCGACAACTACGGCGGCGGCCCGGTGGGGGTGGAGACGCTGGCGGCGGCGTTGTCCGAACAGCGCGACACCATCGAGGAGGTGATCGAGCCTTACCTTATCCAGCAGGGGTTGCTGATGCGGACGCCGCGCGGACGCGCCCTGGCGGTTAGGGCTTACGCTCATCTGGGCCTTGCGGCCCCGTTATCGGCGGAACAGTTGAATTTGACGGCGGAGGCCGACGAATGA
- a CDS encoding protein TolR produces MSDINVTPMVDIMLVLLIIFMVAAPLLTVGVTVDLPKTAASAIPGQDEPLAISIKADGSIHLQETPVEIDALVPRLNAITNNNPDLRIFIRGDKAIDYGRVMQVMGVVNAAGFKKVALVTEQAVVKKKKGK; encoded by the coding sequence ATGAGCGATATCAACGTCACTCCCATGGTCGACATAATGCTCGTGCTGCTGATCATCTTTATGGTGGCGGCGCCGCTGCTTACCGTGGGGGTGACGGTGGATTTGCCCAAGACGGCGGCGTCGGCGATTCCCGGACAGGACGAACCGCTGGCTATTTCGATAAAAGCCGACGGCAGCATCCACCTTCAGGAAACCCCGGTCGAGATCGACGCCCTGGTCCCGCGTCTGAACGCCATCACCAACAACAACCCGGACCTGCGTATTTTCATCCGGGGCGACAAGGCCATCGACTACGGGCGGGTAATGCAGGTGATGGGCGTCGTCAACGCCGCCGGCTTCAAGAAGGTGGCCCTGGTGACCGAGCAGGCCGTTGTCAAAAAGAAAAAAGGAAAGTAG
- a CDS encoding protein TolQ, which translates to MENNVIDAVSLGGSTALDFSIMALFLKADPIVKSVIAVLLLASIWCWAIIFQKILGIRLLNAGAANFETAFWSGGSLDDLYDRISGQPRDPMSAVFVAAMREWRRTPGGATSGSMDNKRVGVGGRVERVMQITVTREMDRAERHLTFLATTGSTAPFIGLFGTVWGIMNSFQAIAQSKNTSLVVVAPGIAEALFATALGLLAAIPAVVAYNKISKDLDRYATRLDSFAGEFSAILSRQMDEKS; encoded by the coding sequence ATGGAAAACAACGTAATTGACGCCGTTTCGCTCGGCGGCTCCACCGCTCTGGATTTTTCCATAATGGCCCTGTTCCTGAAGGCCGACCCCATCGTCAAATCGGTTATCGCCGTCTTGTTGCTGGCGTCGATCTGGTGTTGGGCGATCATCTTCCAGAAGATTCTGGGAATACGCCTTCTGAACGCCGGGGCCGCCAATTTCGAAACCGCTTTTTGGTCGGGCGGTTCGCTGGATGATCTGTATGACCGCATCTCCGGACAGCCGCGTGATCCCATGTCGGCGGTTTTCGTCGCCGCCATGCGCGAGTGGCGGCGCACTCCGGGAGGCGCGACAAGCGGTTCGATGGACAACAAGCGCGTCGGCGTCGGCGGTCGGGTCGAGCGGGTCATGCAGATTACCGTGACCCGCGAGATGGATCGCGCCGAGCGCCACCTGACCTTCCTCGCCACCACCGGCTCGACGGCGCCGTTCATCGGCCTGTTCGGCACGGTATGGGGCATCATGAACAGCTTCCAGGCTATCGCCCAGTCCAAGAACACTTCGCTGGTGGTGGTCGCGCCGGGCATCGCCGAGGCTTTGTTCGCCACGGCGCTGGGGCTGCTGGCGGCGATTCCGGCGGTGGTCGCCTACAATAAGATTTCCAAGGACCTGGACCGCTACGCCACCCGGCTGGACAGTTTTGCCGGAGAGTTCTCCGCCATCCTGTCGCGTCAGATGGATGAAAAGAGTTAG
- a CDS encoding peptidoglycan-associated lipoprotein translates to MRFKFLSLIAAAALVSACQTAPDEKAGATGGGSAPAAASGAAGAPTKGSQEDLTISAGDRVHFDFDKFNLDAGDKATLDKQAAWLKKNAAVSITVEGHCDERGTREYNLALGERRANSVKDHLVAAGVGVARIKMISYGKERPVAVGSNEEAWAQNRRAVTKVNTPGG, encoded by the coding sequence ATGCGTTTTAAGTTTTTGAGCCTAATCGCGGCTGCGGCTTTAGTCTCCGCTTGCCAAACTGCACCGGATGAGAAAGCAGGTGCCACCGGCGGCGGGAGCGCCCCGGCTGCTGCAAGCGGCGCCGCCGGCGCGCCCACAAAAGGTTCGCAAGAAGATCTTACGATTTCTGCGGGCGACCGTGTCCACTTTGATTTTGATAAGTTCAATCTGGACGCTGGCGACAAAGCGACCCTGGACAAGCAGGCTGCATGGTTGAAAAAGAATGCGGCGGTCAGCATTACCGTTGAGGGCCATTGCGACGAACGCGGCACTCGTGAGTACAATCTGGCTCTGGGCGAGCGCCGCGCCAACTCCGTCAAGGACCACTTGGTGGCGGCAGGCGTCGGCGTTGCGCGCATCAAGATGATTTCCTACGGTAAGGAACGTCCTGTAGCCGTCGGTTCCAATGAGGAAGCATGGGCGCAGAATCGTCGCGCGGTAACCAAGGTTAATACCCCCGGCGGTTGA
- a CDS encoding Tol-Pal system beta propeller repeat protein TolB → MRYGWITALVVLSLFSGAWPAAAELKIDITRGTVEPLPIAVVDFSGNTPDDARFGKDISGVIADDLERSGLFKPIDKRAFIQTDMALNTLPRFGDWRVINTQALVQGRAAIAPDGRLKIEFRLWDVFAERQMVGLVYFTIPDNWRRVSHIIADAIYKRITGEEGYFDTRVVYIAESGPAIRRIKRLAIMDQDGENHRFLTDGSSLVLTPRFSPAMQEITYMSYYGNLPRVYLFNIDNGRQEVLGDFPGMTFAPRFSPDGKKVIMSMAKDGNSEIYVMNLGTRVVTKLTNHSAIDTSPSYSPDGSQITFNSDRGGTQQLYTMDADGQNVQRISHGEGRYATPVWSPRGDLIAFTKMTKGRFFIGVMRTDGSGERLLVEDFLVEAPTWAPNGRVLMFFRQQRMEANKGGGAQLYSIDLTGHNERVVITPVDASDPAWSPLIPN, encoded by the coding sequence ATGAGATACGGCTGGATCACGGCGCTTGTTGTGCTTTCCCTCTTCAGCGGGGCGTGGCCGGCCGCCGCCGAGTTGAAAATCGACATCACTCGCGGCACGGTGGAGCCGCTGCCCATCGCCGTAGTCGATTTCTCCGGCAACACTCCTGATGACGCCCGTTTCGGCAAGGATATATCCGGCGTCATCGCCGATGACCTCGAACGTTCGGGGTTGTTCAAGCCCATCGACAAACGCGCTTTTATCCAGACCGACATGGCTCTCAATACGTTGCCGCGCTTCGGCGACTGGCGGGTGATCAACACCCAGGCTCTGGTCCAGGGAAGGGCCGCCATCGCTCCCGACGGCCGGCTGAAGATCGAGTTTCGGCTGTGGGACGTGTTCGCCGAGCGCCAGATGGTGGGACTGGTCTACTTCACCATACCCGACAACTGGCGGCGCGTCAGTCACATCATCGCCGACGCCATATACAAGCGCATCACCGGCGAAGAGGGCTATTTTGACACCCGCGTCGTCTATATCGCCGAAAGCGGCCCGGCCATCCGCCGGATCAAGCGGCTGGCGATCATGGACCAGGACGGCGAGAATCACCGCTTCCTCACCGACGGCTCGTCGCTGGTGCTGACGCCTCGTTTCTCCCCGGCCATGCAGGAGATCACCTACATGTCCTATTACGGCAACCTGCCCCGCGTTTATCTGTTTAATATCGACAACGGCCGTCAGGAGGTGCTGGGGGACTTTCCGGGCATGACCTTCGCGCCCCGTTTTTCCCCCGACGGCAAGAAGGTCATCATGAGCATGGCCAAGGACGGCAATTCCGAGATATACGTTATGAACCTCGGAACCCGCGTCGTAACCAAACTGACCAACCATTCCGCCATCGACACCTCGCCCAGCTATTCCCCCGACGGATCGCAAATAACCTTCAATTCCGACCGGGGAGGAACGCAGCAGCTATACACCATGGACGCCGACGGTCAGAATGTGCAGAGGATCAGCCACGGCGAAGGCCGCTACGCTACGCCTGTGTGGTCGCCGCGCGGCGACTTGATCGCCTTCACTAAAATGACCAAGGGACGCTTCTTCATAGGGGTGATGCGCACCGACGGCAGCGGCGAACGCCTGCTCGTCGAGGATTTTCTGGTGGAGGCGCCGACCTGGGCGCCCAACGGGCGCGTTTTGATGTTCTTCCGCCAGCAACGCATGGAGGCTAATAAAGGCGGCGGCGCCCAACTGTATTCAATTGACCTTACCGGACACAACGAGCGCGTAGTCATAACGCCGGTGGATGCCTCGGACCCGGCGTGGTCCCCCTTGATTCCCAACTAA
- a CDS encoding dihydropteroate synthase → MIRYSFAGLTLEPKRPLAMGVINVTPDSFSDGGEAFRHEAAIARGREMIKDGASILDIGGESTRPGAVPVSVEQELDRVIPVIGALAGQGAVISIDTRKAEVMEAALKAGADIINDITALGGDARSLATAAAGNASVILMHMQGEPGHMQDDPRYQDAPREIMEYLAGRIAVCEAAGIKRSRIAVDPGIGFGKTARHNMEILNRLDEFSRLGCALVLGVSRKRFIAALSRNEPPEARLAGSLAAALAGAERGVHILRVHDVAETMQALKVWRAIADGGP, encoded by the coding sequence ATGATTCGTTATTCCTTTGCCGGCCTGACGCTTGAGCCGAAGCGTCCGCTGGCGATGGGGGTGATCAACGTGACGCCGGACAGTTTCTCCGACGGCGGCGAAGCGTTTCGTCATGAGGCCGCCATTGCCCGAGGCCGGGAGATGATTAAAGACGGGGCAAGCATTCTCGACATCGGCGGCGAGTCCACCCGTCCCGGCGCGGTGCCGGTTTCTGTTGAACAGGAACTTGACCGGGTAATTCCGGTGATCGGCGCTTTGGCCGGTCAGGGGGCGGTTATTTCCATCGACACCCGCAAGGCCGAAGTCATGGAAGCGGCGCTGAAAGCCGGCGCCGATATCATTAACGACATCACCGCGCTCGGCGGCGATGCGCGCTCCTTGGCGACGGCGGCGGCCGGCAATGCTTCGGTGATCCTGATGCATATGCAGGGCGAACCCGGCCATATGCAGGATGATCCCCGCTATCAGGACGCGCCTCGGGAAATCATGGAATATCTGGCGGGCCGCATCGCCGTCTGCGAGGCGGCGGGGATAAAGCGGAGCCGCATCGCCGTCGATCCCGGTATCGGTTTCGGCAAGACCGCCCGCCACAACATGGAAATCCTCAACCGCCTGGACGAGTTTAGCCGACTGGGCTGTGCGCTGGTTCTCGGCGTTTCGCGCAAGAGATTCATCGCCGCCCTCAGCCGTAACGAGCCTCCCGAGGCGCGTCTCGCCGGTTCCCTGGCGGCGGCGCTGGCCGGGGCGGAGCGCGGCGTTCATATCCTGCGCGTCCACGACGTTGCCGAGACCATGCAGGCGCTTAAGGTGTGGCGGGCGATAGCGGACGGCGGGCCCTGA
- a CDS encoding phosphoglucosamine mutase encodes MARKLFGTDGIRGEANREPITAETALKVGMAAALQFTRGDHQHRVVIGKDTRLSGYMIEPALTSGFISMGMDVILVGPMPTPAVAMLTTSLRADLGVMISASHNPYQDNGIKLFGPDSYKLSDEAEAEIEGRIDNGLSGELAAPDKLGKAMRLDDAQGRYTEYVKQTFPKGRRLDGLKVVIDCANGAAYKVAPEVLWELGAEVISIGVNPDGFNINKGCGSTCTETMQAAVVAHNADLGISLDGDADRVLIADNEGKLIDGDQIMAQVALHWQADGRLKGGGVVATVMSNLGLERCLEKAGLCLIRTPVGDRYVLEHMRRHGFNLGGEQSGHVILGDYSTTGDGLIAALQVLAVLVQSGRPAGEVCRVFTPLPQLLKNVRYNGGKPLEQAAVKKAVAAAEKRLKGTGRLLIRPSGTENLIRVMAEDENENLVAEVVNDICAVIEQNNH; translated from the coding sequence ATGGCACGCAAATTGTTCGGCACCGACGGAATTCGCGGCGAGGCCAACAGGGAGCCGATAACCGCCGAGACCGCCCTCAAGGTAGGCATGGCGGCGGCCCTGCAATTCACTCGCGGCGACCATCAGCACCGGGTGGTCATCGGCAAGGACACCCGTTTGTCCGGCTACATGATCGAGCCGGCTTTGACCTCCGGGTTTATCTCCATGGGCATGGACGTGATTTTGGTCGGGCCGATGCCGACGCCGGCCGTCGCCATGCTGACAACCAGCCTGAGGGCCGATCTCGGAGTGATGATCTCGGCCTCCCACAACCCCTATCAGGATAACGGCATCAAGTTGTTCGGCCCCGATTCCTACAAGCTGTCGGACGAGGCGGAAGCCGAGATCGAAGGGCGCATCGACAACGGCCTCAGCGGCGAGTTGGCGGCTCCCGACAAGCTGGGCAAGGCGATGCGCCTGGATGACGCCCAGGGGCGCTATACCGAGTACGTCAAGCAGACCTTTCCCAAGGGACGGCGGCTGGACGGCCTCAAGGTGGTTATTGATTGCGCCAACGGCGCCGCCTACAAGGTGGCCCCCGAGGTGCTGTGGGAGCTGGGCGCCGAGGTGATCTCCATCGGCGTCAATCCCGACGGCTTCAATATCAACAAAGGCTGCGGCTCCACCTGCACCGAAACCATGCAGGCCGCCGTCGTCGCCCACAACGCCGACCTCGGCATTTCCCTGGACGGCGACGCCGACAGGGTGCTGATCGCCGACAATGAAGGCAAGCTGATCGACGGCGATCAGATCATGGCTCAGGTCGCCCTTCACTGGCAGGCCGACGGGCGGCTCAAAGGCGGCGGCGTAGTCGCCACCGTCATGTCCAATCTGGGACTGGAACGCTGCCTGGAAAAAGCCGGCCTGTGTTTGATCCGCACGCCGGTGGGCGACCGCTATGTGCTTGAGCATATGCGTCGGCACGGGTTCAACCTGGGCGGCGAGCAATCCGGGCATGTCATCCTCGGCGACTACAGCACCACCGGCGACGGCCTGATCGCGGCGTTGCAGGTGCTGGCGGTGCTGGTTCAGTCGGGACGCCCGGCCGGCGAGGTCTGCCGCGTCTTTACGCCCTTGCCCCAATTGTTAAAGAACGTCCGCTACAACGGCGGCAAGCCGCTGGAACAGGCCGCCGTCAAGAAAGCCGTCGCCGCCGCCGAGAAACGCCTCAAGGGAACCGGGCGGCTGCTTATCCGCCCCTCGGGAACCGAGAACCTGATCAGGGTCATGGCCGAAGACGAGAACGAGAATCTGGTGGCCGAGGTGGTCAACGACATTTGCGCCGTCATCGAACAGAACAACCATTGA